One Methylobacterium oryzae DNA window includes the following coding sequences:
- a CDS encoding UDP-N-acetylmuramoyl-L-alanyl-D-glutamate--2,6-diaminopimelate ligase, which produces MSARLADLFPEAAGPAADLTVSDLTADSRQVATGTVFVAVPGTKADGRRFAAQAAQRGAAAVAGEGTRPADLPDAVAWIPVADARRSLALAAARLAGPQPETVVAVTGTAGKSSVADFVRQILARIGRDSASLGTVGIVTNRGAQYGSLTTPDPVTLHRTLAQLAADGVTDLAMEASSHGIEQRRLDGVRLDAAGFTNLGRDHLDYHASIEEYLAAKLRLFTDLLPAGRPAIVNADGAYAERVIAAAEAAGRPVRTVGRGGRDLRVEAVRTEGFAQVARILFAGRARELRLPLVGEFQVENALVAAGLALATPAGAADPDGVLAALDHLTGVPGRMERIGEARGGLCLVDYAHKPEALESVLAALRPFASGRLIAVFGCGGDRDRGKRPLMGAIAQRLADVVIVTDDNPRTEDAAAIRRAILDAAPGAEEIGDRSEAIHSAVDRLGPGDVLVVAGKGHETGQIVGDRTLPFSDHAVLRAAIAAAA; this is translated from the coding sequence ATGAGCGCGCGGCTCGCCGACCTCTTCCCCGAGGCCGCCGGCCCCGCCGCGGACCTGACCGTCTCGGACCTCACGGCCGACAGCCGGCAGGTCGCGACCGGCACGGTGTTCGTCGCCGTTCCCGGCACGAAGGCCGACGGCCGACGCTTCGCCGCGCAGGCCGCGCAGCGCGGCGCCGCCGCGGTCGCCGGGGAGGGGACCCGTCCCGCCGACCTGCCCGACGCGGTCGCCTGGATCCCGGTCGCCGACGCGCGCCGGTCGCTCGCCCTCGCGGCGGCCCGCCTCGCGGGCCCGCAGCCCGAGACCGTGGTGGCGGTGACCGGCACCGCCGGGAAGAGCTCGGTGGCCGACTTCGTCCGCCAGATCCTGGCGCGCATCGGCCGCGACTCCGCGAGCCTCGGCACCGTCGGCATCGTCACCAATCGCGGCGCGCAGTACGGCTCCCTCACGACTCCGGATCCCGTGACGCTGCACCGGACGCTGGCGCAACTCGCAGCGGACGGCGTCACCGACCTCGCCATGGAGGCGTCCTCCCACGGGATCGAGCAGCGCCGGCTCGACGGCGTGCGCCTCGACGCGGCGGGCTTCACCAATCTCGGCCGGGACCATCTCGACTACCACGCGAGCATCGAGGAGTACCTCGCGGCCAAGCTACGCCTCTTCACGGACCTACTCCCGGCGGGCCGCCCGGCCATCGTCAACGCCGACGGCGCCTACGCCGAGCGCGTCATCGCCGCCGCCGAGGCCGCCGGCCGGCCGGTCCGCACGGTCGGGCGGGGCGGCCGGGACCTGCGGGTCGAGGCGGTCCGCACGGAGGGGTTCGCGCAGGTCGCCCGGATCCTGTTCGCGGGCCGGGCCCGGGAGCTGCGCCTGCCGCTCGTCGGCGAGTTCCAGGTCGAGAATGCCCTGGTGGCGGCCGGCCTCGCACTGGCTACCCCGGCGGGGGCGGCCGATCCCGACGGCGTCCTGGCGGCCCTCGACCACCTCACCGGCGTCCCCGGCCGCATGGAGCGGATCGGCGAGGCACGGGGCGGCCTCTGCCTCGTCGACTACGCCCACAAGCCCGAGGCCCTGGAGAGCGTGCTCGCCGCGCTCCGCCCCTTCGCGTCGGGCCGGCTGATCGCGGTGTTCGGCTGCGGCGGCGACCGCGACCGGGGCAAGCGGCCGCTGATGGGCGCCATCGCGCAGCGGCTCGCCGACGTCGTCATCGTCACGGACGACAACCCGCGCACCGAGGACGCGGCCGCCATCCGCCGGGCCATCCTGGACGCGGCGCCGGGCGCGGAGGAGATCGGCGACCGGTCGGAGGCGATTCACAGCGCCGTCGACCGGCTCGGGCCGGGCGACGTGCTGGTCGTGGCCGGCAAGGGTCATGAAACCGGCCAGATCGTGGGAGATCGCACGCTGCCGTTCTCGGACCACGCGGTCCTGCGCGCCGCGATCGCCGCGGCGGCCTGA
- the pepN gene encoding aminopeptidase N, whose protein sequence is MRTETPPLIRLEEYRPSDYLIDRVDLDIRLDPHATRIDATLTLRPNPAGVPAAPLTLDGDDLRLVSVALDGAPLAPDAYAATPSGLILRDPPQRPFALRLVTEVDPTANTKLMGLYRSNGVYCTQCEADGFRRITYFLDRPDVLSVYTTRIEADRAEAPVLLGNGNPVGTGAVGPGRHFAIWHDPHPKPAYLFALVGGRLGKVETRFTTMEGRAVTCAVYVEPGKEDRAGYALDAVIRSMAWDETAFGRAYDLDVFNVVAVSDFNMGAMENKGLNIFNDKYVLASPETATDGDYAAIEAIIAHEYFHNWSGNRVTCRDWFQLCLKEGLTVFRDQEFSSDMRSRPVHRIAEVRSLRARQFPEDAGPLRHPVRPRAYAEINNFYTATVYDKGAEIVRMLRTLIGPEAFRAGMDRYYADNDGRAATVEDFLAAFAAVTGRDLGAFARWYERPGTPRLAVAAAHDPAAARYTLRLAQSLPGGGAEPDGPPLVIPVALGLVGASGPLTGATCPDVRDGVYVLDRPEAEIVFDAVAEEPVPSLLRDFSAPVRLDLTLTDAERMRLLAQDSDPFNRWQAAQDVALRLILEPDADRTEAFAAALGQFLEDEALADPAFAALVLALPSEGEAADAVPADVDPDAIHRARFNLRARLGQALRPRLESIDAALAPVAGAPYSPDAASAGRRSLRNAALDLVAAGDPREGAARAAARLAEATNMTDRLAALGTLALIPGETREAAFAEFAARYADEPLVLDKWFALQAQIPEPGTLDRIARLQEHPAFTMTNPNRVRALIGSFAFGNPTQFARRDGAGFARVTETVAALDSTNPQVAARLLTAFGSWRRLEKSRGAKAVEMLNGIKAIPGLSRDTADILARTLGGG, encoded by the coding sequence ATGCGCACCGAGACGCCGCCGCTGATCCGCCTCGAGGAATACCGGCCCAGCGACTACCTGATCGATCGCGTCGACCTCGACATCCGTCTCGACCCGCACGCGACCCGCATCGACGCGACGCTGACGCTGCGGCCGAACCCGGCCGGCGTGCCGGCGGCGCCGCTCACCCTCGACGGCGACGATCTCCGGCTGGTCTCGGTCGCGCTCGACGGCGCGCCGCTGGCGCCCGACGCCTACGCGGCGACGCCGTCCGGCCTCATCCTCCGCGATCCGCCGCAGCGGCCCTTCGCGCTGCGTCTCGTCACGGAGGTGGATCCGACCGCCAACACGAAGCTGATGGGCCTCTACCGGTCGAACGGCGTCTACTGCACCCAGTGCGAGGCGGACGGCTTCCGCCGGATCACCTACTTCCTCGATCGGCCGGACGTGCTGTCGGTCTACACCACGCGCATCGAGGCCGACCGGGCCGAGGCGCCGGTCCTGCTCGGCAACGGCAATCCCGTCGGGACCGGCGCGGTCGGGCCGGGCCGCCACTTCGCGATCTGGCACGATCCCCACCCGAAGCCCGCCTACCTGTTCGCCCTCGTGGGCGGCCGGCTCGGGAAGGTCGAGACGCGCTTCACCACGATGGAGGGCCGCGCCGTCACCTGCGCGGTCTACGTCGAGCCCGGCAAGGAGGACCGGGCGGGCTACGCCCTCGACGCCGTCATCCGCTCCATGGCCTGGGACGAGACCGCCTTCGGCCGCGCCTACGACCTCGACGTGTTCAACGTCGTCGCGGTGTCCGACTTCAACATGGGCGCCATGGAGAACAAGGGCCTCAACATCTTCAACGACAAATACGTCCTGGCGAGTCCCGAGACCGCGACCGACGGTGACTACGCGGCGATCGAGGCGATCATCGCGCACGAGTACTTCCACAACTGGTCCGGCAACCGCGTCACGTGCCGGGACTGGTTCCAGCTCTGCCTGAAGGAGGGTCTCACGGTCTTCCGCGACCAGGAATTCTCCTCCGACATGCGCTCCCGGCCGGTGCACCGCATCGCCGAGGTGCGCTCCCTGCGGGCGCGCCAGTTCCCCGAGGATGCCGGGCCGCTGCGGCACCCGGTGCGGCCGCGGGCCTACGCGGAGATCAACAACTTCTACACGGCGACCGTCTACGACAAGGGCGCCGAGATCGTCCGGATGCTGCGGACGCTGATCGGTCCCGAGGCCTTCCGGGCCGGCATGGACCGGTACTACGCCGACAATGACGGCCGCGCCGCCACCGTCGAGGACTTCCTGGCGGCCTTCGCGGCCGTGACCGGGCGCGATCTCGGCGCCTTCGCCCGCTGGTACGAGCGTCCCGGCACGCCCCGCCTCGCCGTCGCGGCCGCGCACGATCCGGCCGCCGCGCGCTACACCCTCCGGCTCGCCCAGAGCCTGCCCGGCGGCGGCGCGGAGCCCGACGGGCCGCCGCTGGTGATCCCCGTGGCCCTCGGTCTCGTCGGGGCGTCCGGGCCGCTGACGGGCGCGACCTGCCCGGACGTGCGGGACGGCGTCTACGTGCTCGACCGCCCCGAGGCCGAGATCGTGTTCGACGCGGTCGCCGAGGAGCCGGTCCCCTCGCTCCTGCGCGACTTCTCCGCCCCGGTGCGGCTCGACCTCACCCTGACCGACGCGGAGCGGATGCGGCTCCTCGCGCAGGACAGCGACCCGTTCAACCGCTGGCAGGCCGCGCAGGACGTCGCTTTGCGGCTGATCCTCGAGCCAGACGCCGATCGGACGGAGGCGTTCGCCGCGGCACTCGGCCAGTTCCTCGAAGACGAGGCCCTGGCCGACCCGGCCTTCGCGGCCCTGGTCCTGGCGCTGCCGAGCGAGGGCGAGGCCGCCGACGCGGTGCCGGCCGACGTGGATCCCGACGCGATCCACCGGGCGCGATTCAACCTGCGGGCGCGTCTGGGCCAGGCCCTGCGGCCGCGGCTCGAATCGATCGACGCGGCGCTCGCGCCGGTGGCCGGTGCGCCCTACAGCCCCGACGCCGCCTCGGCGGGGCGCCGGTCGCTCCGCAACGCGGCCCTCGACCTGGTCGCCGCCGGCGATCCCCGGGAGGGGGCCGCCCGCGCCGCCGCGCGGCTGGCCGAGGCCACCAACATGACCGACCGGCTCGCGGCCCTCGGCACGCTGGCGCTGATCCCGGGGGAGACCCGCGAGGCCGCCTTCGCGGAGTTCGCGGCCCGCTACGCCGACGAGCCCCTGGTCCTCGACAAGTGGTTCGCCCTCCAGGCCCAGATCCCGGAGCCCGGCACCCTCGACCGGATCGCGCGGCTGCAGGAACACCCGGCCTTCACCATGACCAACCCGAACCGCGTGCGGGCGCTGATCGGGAGCTTCGCGTTCGGCAACCCGACCCAGTTCGCCCGGCGGGACGGGGCGGGATTCGCCCGCGTGACCGAGACGGTCGCGGCGCTCGATTCGACCAACCCACAGGTGGCCGCACGGCTCCTCACGGCCTTCGGATCCTGGCGCCGGCTGGAAAAATCACGCGGCGCCAAAGCGGTCGAAATGCTGAATGGGATCAAGGCGATCCCGGGGCTTTCCCGGGACACCGCCGACATCCTCGCGCGCACCCTCGGAGGTGGCTAA
- a CDS encoding peptidoglycan D,D-transpeptidase FtsI family protein — translation MSDHEAALLEAAALAHAAGAPRPLEEEAREPEPRADRAKALLRSMFRLAIERSHMRVAMVGLVFVGVFGTISAKLLMMAIFGEPPSQEHRVAAASSTAFRPDIIDRNGEILATDIRTVSVFAEPGNIYDKDEAVELLTAVLPELNASELRAKLTQRKDKKGAGFVWVKRELTPKQQAEVHRLGIPGIGFLPDHKRVYPNGVAAAHILGATNLDGIGIAGMEKYIDSTGLQALNSFGLINKQADLKPVQLSLDLRAQFAVRDELAWGIDHFKAKAGASMILDVKTGEVIALVSMPDFDPNDPKDALSPDRINRMNVGVYEMGSTFKAMTLAMALDSGKYNVNSTFDTRGGVLNWGRQKIHEYHGTNRVITMPEVFTHSSNIGSAKMALGVGVPGHKAFLKKMGLLDRLRTELPESAAPIVPSRWTEINTITIAFGHGIAVAPIQAAAAVAAIANGGDLMTPTFLKTTPEAARARATHVLSGQTSEAMRYIMRLNAAEGSAKKAAVPYYFVGGKTGTAEKVIGGRYIHNRLFTTFMAAAPMNDPKYLFVTIMDEPQGLPESGGYATAAWNSGVVTGKVIERVAPILGLPPQFEPPVRPFPQMVKLNAYHVNQLGGP, via the coding sequence GTGTCGGACCACGAGGCGGCGCTGCTCGAAGCCGCCGCGCTGGCGCATGCCGCCGGCGCGCCGCGCCCCCTGGAGGAGGAGGCGCGCGAGCCCGAGCCGCGCGCCGACCGCGCCAAGGCGCTCCTGCGCAGCATGTTCCGGCTGGCGATCGAGCGCTCGCACATGCGGGTCGCGATGGTCGGGCTCGTCTTCGTCGGCGTGTTCGGGACGATCTCGGCCAAGCTCCTGATGATGGCGATCTTCGGAGAGCCGCCCAGCCAGGAGCACCGGGTCGCAGCCGCGTCCTCGACCGCCTTCCGGCCCGACATCATCGACCGCAACGGCGAGATCCTGGCCACCGACATCCGCACGGTCTCGGTCTTCGCCGAGCCGGGCAACATCTACGACAAGGACGAGGCGGTCGAGCTGCTCACCGCCGTCCTGCCGGAGCTCAACGCCTCCGAGCTGCGCGCCAAGCTGACGCAGCGCAAGGACAAGAAGGGCGCGGGCTTCGTCTGGGTGAAGCGCGAGCTGACCCCGAAGCAGCAGGCCGAGGTCCACCGGCTCGGCATCCCCGGCATCGGCTTCCTGCCCGACCACAAGCGGGTCTACCCGAACGGCGTCGCGGCCGCCCACATCCTGGGCGCGACGAACCTCGACGGCATCGGCATCGCCGGCATGGAGAAGTACATCGACTCCACCGGCCTGCAGGCCCTCAACAGCTTCGGGCTGATCAACAAGCAGGCCGACCTGAAGCCGGTGCAGCTGTCACTCGACCTGCGCGCGCAGTTCGCCGTGCGCGACGAGCTGGCCTGGGGCATCGACCACTTCAAGGCCAAGGCCGGCGCCTCGATGATCCTCGACGTGAAGACCGGCGAGGTCATCGCGCTCGTCTCCATGCCGGATTTCGACCCGAACGACCCGAAGGACGCGCTCTCGCCCGACCGCATCAACCGGATGAATGTCGGCGTCTACGAGATGGGCTCGACCTTCAAGGCGATGACCCTCGCCATGGCGCTCGATTCCGGCAAGTACAACGTCAACTCGACCTTCGACACCCGGGGCGGCGTGCTGAACTGGGGCCGGCAGAAGATCCACGAGTACCACGGCACGAACCGCGTCATCACCATGCCGGAGGTGTTCACCCACTCCTCCAACATCGGCTCCGCCAAGATGGCGCTCGGCGTCGGCGTGCCCGGCCACAAGGCCTTCCTGAAGAAGATGGGCCTGCTCGACCGGCTGCGCACCGAGCTGCCGGAGAGCGCGGCGCCGATCGTCCCGTCTCGCTGGACCGAGATCAACACCATCACCATCGCGTTCGGTCACGGCATCGCGGTGGCGCCGATCCAGGCCGCGGCCGCGGTGGCGGCCATCGCCAACGGCGGCGACCTGATGACGCCGACCTTCCTCAAGACGACGCCCGAGGCTGCGCGGGCGCGGGCCACGCACGTCCTCTCGGGCCAGACCTCCGAGGCGATGCGCTACATCATGCGGCTCAACGCCGCCGAGGGCTCGGCCAAGAAGGCGGCGGTCCCGTACTACTTCGTCGGCGGCAAGACCGGCACCGCCGAGAAGGTCATCGGCGGCCGCTACATCCACAACCGCCTGTTCACGACCTTCATGGCGGCCGCGCCGATGAACGATCCGAAGTACCTGTTCGTCACGATCATGGACGAGCCGCAGGGCCTGCCGGAATCGGGCGGCTACGCCACGGCGGCCTGGAATTCCGGCGTGGTCACCGGCAAGGTGATCGAGCGCGTGGCGCCGATCCTCGGCCTGCCGCCGCAATTCGAGCCGCCGGTGAGGCCGTTCCCGCAGATGGTCAAGCTCAACGCCTACCACGTCAACCAGCTGGGCGGCCCGTGA
- the rsmH gene encoding 16S rRNA (cytosine(1402)-N(4))-methyltransferase RsmH produces MSRRRPAPESPPRHGGADAPSEPHVPVLLAEVVEALGTEGGIAVDGTFGAGGYTRALLAADPALQVVAIDRDPTAIAAGQALVAESGGRLRLLSGRFGDLDSLLAEAGIAQVDRVVLDIGVSSMQLDAPERGFSFRSDGPLDMRMGCDGPSAADLVNEADETVLADIIYHYGEERRSRAVARTILEARRRGRIESTAQLAELVAGVVRTEPGSHIHPATRTFQGLRIAVNDELGELVRALHAAERALRPGGRLAVVTFHSLEDRIVKQFFAARSGRSAQGSRHLPGGPVETVRSFRPVTKGPVLPGEAETARNPRARSAKLRAAERTESEVPEPLAALTALASLPDAARGGHRR; encoded by the coding sequence ATGAGCCGGCGCCGCCCCGCTCCCGAGAGTCCGCCCCGCCACGGCGGCGCCGATGCGCCGTCCGAGCCGCACGTGCCCGTCCTCCTCGCGGAGGTCGTCGAGGCGCTCGGCACCGAGGGCGGGATCGCGGTCGACGGCACCTTCGGTGCCGGCGGCTACACCCGCGCGCTGCTCGCGGCGGATCCGGCCCTGCAGGTCGTCGCGATCGACCGCGACCCCACGGCGATCGCGGCCGGGCAGGCGCTCGTCGCCGAGTCCGGCGGGCGCCTGCGCCTCCTGTCCGGCCGTTTCGGCGACCTCGACAGCCTTCTCGCGGAGGCCGGCATCGCGCAGGTCGACCGGGTCGTCCTCGATATCGGCGTCTCGTCGATGCAGCTCGACGCGCCGGAGCGGGGCTTCTCGTTCCGCAGCGACGGCCCCCTCGACATGCGCATGGGCTGCGACGGGCCGAGCGCCGCCGACCTCGTCAACGAGGCCGACGAGACCGTGCTGGCCGACATCATCTACCATTACGGCGAGGAGCGGCGCTCGCGCGCGGTCGCGCGGACCATCCTGGAGGCGCGCCGCCGCGGGCGGATCGAGTCCACCGCGCAGCTGGCCGAACTCGTCGCCGGCGTGGTCCGGACCGAGCCGGGCAGCCACATCCACCCGGCGACGCGGACTTTCCAGGGCCTGCGGATCGCCGTGAACGACGAGCTCGGCGAGCTGGTCCGCGCCCTGCACGCGGCCGAGCGCGCGCTCAGGCCCGGCGGCCGGCTCGCCGTCGTGACGTTCCACTCGCTCGAGGACCGCATCGTCAAGCAGTTCTTCGCGGCGCGCAGCGGTCGCTCCGCGCAGGGCTCCCGCCACCTGCCCGGGGGGCCGGTCGAGACCGTCCGCAGCTTCCGTCCCGTCACGAAGGGCCCGGTCCTGCCGGGCGAGGCCGAGACCGCCCGCAACCCGCGCGCGCGCTCGGCCAAGCTCCGGGCGGCGGAGCGCACCGAATCCGAAGTTCCCGAACCGCTGGCCGCGCTGACCGCGCTGGCGAGCCTGCCCGACGCGGCCCGCGGAGGCCATCGCCGATGA
- a CDS encoding acyltransferase family protein encodes MIGLDAARFLAAMLVMVFHLGAYAWQAPLSTAGRAFDSAAAYPGLFAWTWFGWIGVELFFVISGFVIAYSAEHATARAFLRSRILRLVPAVWICATLTALVSLAIGRMGSGRHVLRAYLDCVLFVPVEPWLDGVYWTLGVEIAFYALVFALLRRGRFRSIGPVCAVVGGVSTLFWVATLAVPNLSALAANRVAELTLLRHGCFFALGVFLWLSLVKGPTAGRLCVIAVCAVGALVEIGDAAGSFLFQMSRSEAPLLPRLVFAGCVLMIVASVRGNAWLRARLGERGCALARRLGLMTYPLYLLHNVNGAALIHRLVGGGVPPYAALLAACCAMLLLSYAVMRWAEPFVRVRLSATLDRVGLERPLRAEGRPAPGL; translated from the coding sequence ATGATCGGTCTCGATGCGGCGCGATTTCTCGCCGCAATGCTGGTCATGGTCTTTCATCTGGGCGCCTACGCGTGGCAGGCGCCGCTCTCGACGGCCGGGCGCGCCTTCGACTCCGCCGCAGCTTACCCCGGCCTGTTCGCCTGGACGTGGTTCGGCTGGATCGGGGTCGAGCTGTTCTTCGTCATCTCGGGCTTCGTGATCGCCTACTCGGCCGAGCACGCGACCGCGCGCGCCTTCCTGCGCAGCCGCATCCTGCGCCTCGTGCCGGCGGTCTGGATCTGCGCCACGCTCACCGCCCTGGTCTCGCTCGCCATCGGCCGCATGGGGTCCGGTCGGCACGTGCTGCGGGCCTATCTCGACTGCGTCCTGTTCGTTCCGGTCGAGCCGTGGCTGGACGGTGTCTACTGGACCCTCGGCGTCGAGATCGCCTTCTACGCACTCGTCTTCGCGCTGCTGCGGCGCGGGCGATTCCGGAGCATCGGCCCGGTCTGCGCGGTGGTCGGCGGTGTGAGCACCCTCTTCTGGGTCGCGACCCTGGCCGTGCCGAACCTCTCCGCCCTGGCGGCGAACCGCGTGGCCGAGCTGACGCTCCTGCGCCACGGCTGCTTCTTCGCGCTCGGCGTCTTCCTGTGGTTGTCGCTCGTCAAGGGGCCGACGGCCGGTCGGCTCTGCGTGATCGCCGTCTGCGCCGTCGGGGCGCTCGTCGAGATCGGCGACGCGGCCGGGTCGTTCCTGTTCCAGATGAGCCGCAGCGAGGCTCCGCTCCTCCCGCGCCTCGTCTTCGCGGGCTGCGTCCTGATGATCGTGGCCAGCGTGCGCGGCAACGCGTGGCTCCGCGCGCGGCTCGGGGAGCGGGGCTGCGCGCTGGCCCGACGGCTCGGGCTGATGACCTACCCGCTCTACCTCCTGCACAACGTCAACGGTGCCGCCCTGATCCACCGCCTCGTCGGTGGCGGGGTTCCGCCCTACGCGGCGCTCCTGGCCGCGTGCTGCGCCATGCTCCTGCTGAGCTACGCCGTCATGCGCTGGGCCGAGCCGTTCGTCCGCGTGCGCCTGTCCGCCACGCTCGACAGGGTCGGCCTCGAGCGGCCGCTCCGCGCGGAAGGCCGCCCCGCCCCCGGGCTCTGA
- the ftsL gene encoding cell division protein FtsL produces the protein MIRLLNLLAVAGLVASAIYAYSIKYDTLYQGGQVSKLQTALHKERQAIAVLRAEWQLLTRPDRLQAAVDKHLALEPIGTSHLARLSDLPARPERGDEIGRLLAATATPKDKGAIEPRTTGSITRTVTTTRTPTTASR, from the coding sequence ATGATCCGCCTCCTGAACCTGCTGGCGGTGGCCGGCCTCGTCGCCTCGGCGATCTACGCCTACTCGATCAAGTACGACACGCTCTACCAGGGCGGTCAGGTCTCGAAGCTCCAGACCGCCCTGCACAAGGAGCGGCAGGCGATCGCCGTGCTGCGCGCCGAGTGGCAGCTCCTGACGCGGCCCGACCGGCTCCAGGCGGCCGTCGACAAGCATCTCGCCCTGGAGCCGATCGGCACCAGCCACCTCGCGCGCCTCTCGGATCTGCCCGCCCGGCCGGAGCGCGGCGACGAGATCGGCCGTCTGCTCGCCGCCACAGCGACGCCCAAAGACAAAGGAGCGATCGAGCCGCGCACGACCGGCTCGATCACCCGCACCGTCACCACGACCCGCACCCCGACGACGGCTTCGAGGTAA
- a CDS encoding VOC family protein: MEFLHTMVRVADLDRALAFYVDTFGLKEVRRVENEKGRFTLVFLAAPGDVERASATKSPLIELTYNWDPETYSGGRNFGHLAYQVDDIYGFCAKLQEKGVTINRPPRDGYMAFVKSPDGISIEILQKGGAKEPQEPWKSMENTGTW; this comes from the coding sequence ATGGAATTTCTGCACACCATGGTCCGGGTCGCCGACCTCGACCGGGCACTCGCCTTCTACGTCGATACGTTCGGCCTGAAGGAGGTGCGCCGCGTCGAGAACGAGAAGGGCCGCTTCACCCTCGTCTTCCTCGCCGCGCCCGGCGATGTCGAGCGGGCCTCGGCGACCAAGTCGCCCCTGATCGAGCTCACCTACAACTGGGATCCGGAGACCTACTCGGGCGGGCGCAATTTCGGCCATCTCGCCTATCAGGTCGACGACATCTACGGCTTCTGCGCGAAGCTGCAGGAGAAGGGCGTCACCATCAACCGGCCGCCGCGCGACGGCTACATGGCCTTCGTGAAGTCGCCGGACGGAATCTCCATCGAGATCCTCCAGAAGGGCGGCGCCAAGGAGCCGCAGGAGCCGTGGAAGTCGATGGAGAATACCGGCACCTGGTAG